The Nitrospirota bacterium genome includes a window with the following:
- a CDS encoding type II toxin-antitoxin system VapC family toxin, with product MTYLDTSALIKRYIQESGTELILALFENNFEILTSKIAYAEVYSALTRRMREQDLPKARYLEVCRLFEREWPAYIIVELNNDILHLTRDLIKKYPLRSFDAIHLASAKFIKNRLKTAMTFGCADHRLLQCAKKEKFDLLAV from the coding sequence TTGACTTATCTCGATACCAGCGCCCTTATCAAGCGATACATTCAAGAATCGGGCACTGAATTGATTCTTGCGTTGTTTGAAAATAACTTCGAAATTCTAACATCAAAGATTGCTTACGCGGAAGTTTATTCCGCTTTAACACGAAGAATGCGTGAGCAGGATCTGCCGAAAGCCCGATATCTTGAGGTATGCCGGCTGTTTGAGCGGGAGTGGCCGGCTTACATCATTGTTGAGTTAAATAATGATATTCTTCATCTCACAAGAGACCTGATTAAAAAATATCCTCTCCGTAGTTTTGACGCCATCCATCTTGCCTCTGCAAAATTCATAAAAAACAGACTAAAAACGGCAATGACTTTTGGATGCGCTGATCATCGGCTTTTACAGTGTGCCAAAAAAGAAAAGTTTGACCTTCTAGCCGTTTAA
- a CDS encoding type II toxin-antitoxin system prevent-host-death family antitoxin: MSIVGVRELKSHLTQYLRKTKAGEEVIITERGMPIAVIQPAKKALPSKSSASKLAELAKEGKISLPQQKFLLKIPIIKISGSPISETVLEERR; encoded by the coding sequence ATGAGCATTGTAGGCGTCAGAGAACTTAAAAGCCACCTCACACAATATCTTCGCAAAACAAAAGCCGGAGAAGAAGTCATTATTACCGAGAGGGGAATGCCGATCGCGGTCATTCAGCCGGCAAAAAAAGCCCTACCATCCAAATCGTCAGCATCAAAACTGGCTGAACTGGCAAAAGAAGGTAAAATTTCCCTCCCCCAACAAAAATTTCTCCTCAAGATTCCTATAATCAAGATCTCGGGCTCACCTATCTCAGAGACTGTTCTTGAGGAACGTCGTTGA